The Pan paniscus chromosome 1, NHGRI_mPanPan1-v2.0_pri, whole genome shotgun sequence genome has a segment encoding these proteins:
- the LOC100984497 gene encoding histone H2B type 2-F isoform X3: protein MPDPAKSAPAPKKGSKKAVTKVQKKDGKKRKRSRKESYSVYVYKVLKQVHPDTGISSKAMGIMNSFVNDIFERIAGEASRLAHYNKRSTITSREIQTAVRLLLPGELAKHAVSEGTKAVTKYTSSNIF, encoded by the exons ATGCCGGATCCAGCGAAATCCGCTCCTGCTCCCAAGAAGGGCTCCAAAAAGGCTGTTACGAAAGTGCAGAAGAAGGACGGCAAGAAGCGCAAGCGCAGCCGCAAGGAGAGCTACTCCGTTTACGTGTACAAGGTGCTGAAGCAGGTCCACCCCGACACCGGCATCTCGTCCAAGGCCATGGGCATCATGAACTCCTTCGTCAACGACATCTTCGAGCGCATCGCGGGAGAGGCGTCCCGCCTGGCGCACTACAACAAGCGCTCCACCATCACCTCCCGCGAGATCCAGACGGCCGTGCGCCTGCTGCTGCCCGGCGAGCTGGCCAAGCACGCCGTGTCCGAGGGCACCAAGGCGGTCACCAAGTACACCAGCTCGAA CATTTTCTAG
- the LOC100984497 gene encoding histone H2B type 2-F isoform X2 produces MPDPAKSAPAPKKGSKKAVTKVQKKDGKKRKRSRKESYSVYVYKVLKQVHPDTGISSKAMGIMNSFVNDIFERIAGEASRLAHYNKRSTITSREIQTAVRLLLPGELAKHAVSEGTKAVTKYTSSKLIGPILWK; encoded by the exons ATGCCGGATCCAGCGAAATCCGCTCCTGCTCCCAAGAAGGGCTCCAAAAAGGCTGTTACGAAAGTGCAGAAGAAGGACGGCAAGAAGCGCAAGCGCAGCCGCAAGGAGAGCTACTCCGTTTACGTGTACAAGGTGCTGAAGCAGGTCCACCCCGACACCGGCATCTCGTCCAAGGCCATGGGCATCATGAACTCCTTCGTCAACGACATCTTCGAGCGCATCGCGGGAGAGGCGTCCCGCCTGGCGCACTACAACAAGCGCTCCACCATCACCTCCCGCGAGATCCAGACGGCCGTGCGCCTGCTGCTGCCCGGCGAGCTGGCCAAGCACGCCGTGTCCGAGGGCACCAAGGCGGTCACCAAGTACACCAGCTCGAA GTTAATAGGACCCATCCTTTGGAAGTAG
- the LOC100984497 gene encoding histone H2B type 2-F isoform X4, whose amino-acid sequence MPDPAKSAPAPKKGSKKAVTKVQKKDGKKRKRSRKESYSVYVYKVLKQVHPDTGISSKAMGIMNSFVNDIFERIAGEASRLAHYNKRSTITSREIQTAVRLLLPGELAKHAVSEGTKAVTKYTSSNPGNLSPTKPGGSEDRHPPPSQLSAIPPFCLVLRAGIAGQV is encoded by the exons ATGCCGGATCCAGCGAAATCCGCTCCTGCTCCCAAGAAGGGCTCCAAAAAGGCTGTTACGAAAGTGCAGAAGAAGGACGGCAAGAAGCGCAAGCGCAGCCGCAAGGAGAGCTACTCCGTTTACGTGTACAAGGTGCTGAAGCAGGTCCACCCCGACACCGGCATCTCGTCCAAGGCCATGGGCATCATGAACTCCTTCGTCAACGACATCTTCGAGCGCATCGCGGGAGAGGCGTCCCGCCTGGCGCACTACAACAAGCGCTCCACCATCACCTCCCGCGAGATCCAGACGGCCGTGCGCCTGCTGCTGCCCGGCGAGCTGGCCAAGCACGCCGTGTCCGAGGGCACCAAGGCGGTCACCAAGTACACCAGCTCGAA CCCGGGGAATCTGTCTCCAACTAAGCCTGGTGGCAGTGAGGACCGTCATCCCCCTCCCAGCCAGCTGTCAGCTATACCTCCATTCTGTCTGGTTCTCAGGGCTGGAATCGCTGGGCAGGTCTAG
- the FCGR1A gene encoding high affinity immunoglobulin gamma Fc receptor I isoform X1 has translation MWFLTTLLLWVPVDGQVVDTTKAVITLQPPWVSVFQEETVTLHCEVLHLPGSSSTQWFLNGTATQTSTPSYRITSASVNDSGEYRCQRGLSGRSDPIQLEIHRGWLLLQVSSRVFTEGEPLALRCHAWKDKPVYNVLYYRNGKAFKFFHWNSNLTILKTNISHNGTYHCSGMGKHHYTSAGISVTVKELFPAPVLNASVTSPLLEGNLVTLSCETKLLLQRPGLQLYFSFYMGSKTLRGRNTSSEYQILTARREDSGLYWCEAATEDGNVLKRSPELELQVLGLQLPTPVWFHVLFYLAVGIMFLVNTVLWVTIRKELKRKKKWNLEISLDSGHEKKVISSLQEDRHLEEELKCQEQKEEQLQEGMHRKEPQGAT, from the exons TTCCAGTTGATGGGCAAGTGG TAGACACCACAAAGGCAGTGATCACTTTGCAGCCTCCATGGGTCAGCGTGTTCCAAGAGGAAACCGTAACCTTGCACTGTGAGGTGCTCCATCTGCCTGGGAGCAGCTCCACACAGTGGTTTCTCAATGGCACAGCCACTCAGACCTCGACCCCCAGCTACAGAATCACCTCTGCCAGTGTCAATGACAGTGGTGAATACAGGTGCCAGAGAGGTCTCTCAGGGCGAAGTGACCCCATACAGCTGGAAATCCACAGAG GCTGGCTACTGCTGCAGGTCTCCAGCAGAGTCTTCACGGAAGGAGAACCTCTGGCCTTGAGGTGTCATGCGTGGAAGGATAAGCCGGTGTACAATGTGCTTTACTATCGAAATGGCAAAGCCTTTAAGTTTTTCCACTGGAATTCTAACCTCACCATTCTGAAAACCAACATAAGTCACAATGGCACCTACCATTGCTCAGGCATGGGAAAGCATCACTACACATCAGCAGGAATATCTGTCACTGTGAAAG AGCTATTTCCAGCTCCAGTGCTGAATGCATCTGTGACATCCCCACTCCTGGAGGGGAATCTGGTCACCCTGAGCTGTGAAACAAAGTTGCTCTTGCAGAGGCCTGGTTTGCAGCTTTACTTCTCCTTCTACATGGGCAGCAAGACCCTGCGAGGCAGGAACACATCCTCTGAATACCAAATACTAACTGCTAGAAGAGAAGACTCTGGGTTATACTGGTGCGAGGCTGCCACAGAGGATGGAAATGTCCTTAAGCGCAGCCCTGAGTTGGAGCTTCAAGTGCTTG gcCTCCAGTTACCAACTCCTGTCTGGTTTCATGTCCTTTTCTATCTGGCAGTGGGAATAATGTTTTTAGTGAACACTGTTCTCTGGGTGACAATACGTAAagaactgaaaagaaagaaaaagtggaatTTAGAAATCTCTTTGGATTCTGGTCATGAGAAGAAGGTAATTTCCAGCCTTCAAGAAGACAGACATTTAGAAGAAGAGCTGAAATGTCAGGAACAAAAAGAAGAACAGCTGCAGGAAGGGATGCACCGGAAGGAGCCCCAGGGGGCCACGTAG
- the FCGR1A gene encoding high affinity immunoglobulin gamma Fc receptor I isoform X2 → MWFLTTLLLWVPVDGQVDTTKAVITLQPPWVSVFQEETVTLHCEVLHLPGSSSTQWFLNGTATQTSTPSYRITSASVNDSGEYRCQRGLSGRSDPIQLEIHRGWLLLQVSSRVFTEGEPLALRCHAWKDKPVYNVLYYRNGKAFKFFHWNSNLTILKTNISHNGTYHCSGMGKHHYTSAGISVTVKELFPAPVLNASVTSPLLEGNLVTLSCETKLLLQRPGLQLYFSFYMGSKTLRGRNTSSEYQILTARREDSGLYWCEAATEDGNVLKRSPELELQVLGLQLPTPVWFHVLFYLAVGIMFLVNTVLWVTIRKELKRKKKWNLEISLDSGHEKKVISSLQEDRHLEEELKCQEQKEEQLQEGMHRKEPQGAT, encoded by the exons TTCCAGTTGATGGGCAAGTGG ACACCACAAAGGCAGTGATCACTTTGCAGCCTCCATGGGTCAGCGTGTTCCAAGAGGAAACCGTAACCTTGCACTGTGAGGTGCTCCATCTGCCTGGGAGCAGCTCCACACAGTGGTTTCTCAATGGCACAGCCACTCAGACCTCGACCCCCAGCTACAGAATCACCTCTGCCAGTGTCAATGACAGTGGTGAATACAGGTGCCAGAGAGGTCTCTCAGGGCGAAGTGACCCCATACAGCTGGAAATCCACAGAG GCTGGCTACTGCTGCAGGTCTCCAGCAGAGTCTTCACGGAAGGAGAACCTCTGGCCTTGAGGTGTCATGCGTGGAAGGATAAGCCGGTGTACAATGTGCTTTACTATCGAAATGGCAAAGCCTTTAAGTTTTTCCACTGGAATTCTAACCTCACCATTCTGAAAACCAACATAAGTCACAATGGCACCTACCATTGCTCAGGCATGGGAAAGCATCACTACACATCAGCAGGAATATCTGTCACTGTGAAAG AGCTATTTCCAGCTCCAGTGCTGAATGCATCTGTGACATCCCCACTCCTGGAGGGGAATCTGGTCACCCTGAGCTGTGAAACAAAGTTGCTCTTGCAGAGGCCTGGTTTGCAGCTTTACTTCTCCTTCTACATGGGCAGCAAGACCCTGCGAGGCAGGAACACATCCTCTGAATACCAAATACTAACTGCTAGAAGAGAAGACTCTGGGTTATACTGGTGCGAGGCTGCCACAGAGGATGGAAATGTCCTTAAGCGCAGCCCTGAGTTGGAGCTTCAAGTGCTTG gcCTCCAGTTACCAACTCCTGTCTGGTTTCATGTCCTTTTCTATCTGGCAGTGGGAATAATGTTTTTAGTGAACACTGTTCTCTGGGTGACAATACGTAAagaactgaaaagaaagaaaaagtggaatTTAGAAATCTCTTTGGATTCTGGTCATGAGAAGAAGGTAATTTCCAGCCTTCAAGAAGACAGACATTTAGAAGAAGAGCTGAAATGTCAGGAACAAAAAGAAGAACAGCTGCAGGAAGGGATGCACCGGAAGGAGCCCCAGGGGGCCACGTAG